The Clostridium beijerinckii genomic sequence TCCTTGTTGAGAATTCAATCCTAACTTTTTGACTTTTTCATCAGAACTGAGTTTCATTTTTATCGCAATACTTCTAATTAATTGTGAATATGGTGTTTCTACAGAGTATCCAGAATTAGTCATTCAAATTCCTCCTAAACTTTACTTAGAATTCTAACTATTTATAGTTTAACAATTAGACCTTCAAGTGTCAATATTTATTTCTTATAATTATTTTTATATTTATAATATTTCTTTTTTTACATGCTATCTTTTACTTATGATGAGGTTCACCATTCATTATCCTAAATCATCTTCTAATATTAATTCTTTTTATCCTATTACATCAACTACCCATTCTAGACATTATGCGAAACTAATCTAGACTCTAAAAACATTTTATTGCAAAATAACTAAATTTATCCCACTGAAAAAAATTACTCTTTTCGAATTTATATAATATAGGTTTTAATTTGAGGTTATTAATCAAAATAATTTCAAAATTAAATCTTTATATTCCAAGTAAGTGTATTAACATGATTTTTTGGCTCTAAAGAGTCATGAAATAAATACCTGTGAGTTGCACTCTCCCCTATGGGGTGAATGTGTCTTATGGATTTTCATTAAAATTTAAAGGAGTGATGTATTATGAAACACGAGAAATTAAAAAAACTAGTTGCTCTCACTTTAGTAATTGGACTTACATTAACTGAAATGCCGATGCTTGCTAAGGCAGCAACAACAAATTCAACAATAACTACAAATCCAGCAAAACTTGCGAATCTAACGGAGACATCAGTATCAAAGCCTAGTGAAGTTCCAAGTAACATATGGAAATATGCATATAATGTAGATAAGAAATTTAGTAAGAATGGAGATTTTGCATTATTATTATGTGCAGTTATAAAAAAAGAGAGTAATTTTGGTGCAGGCTTATCTGGCAGTCCCTCATCTGGTGATGGATTAATGCAAGTGGAACCAAGTACAAGAAATGCATATGCAGCAAAGTTTAAATCAACATATGGACGAACTTATGATCATGGAAATCTTCAAGATCAGGTAGCATTAGGTGGATTGATTATAAAGGAGATGGTTGATCAATTTGGTGGTGTATATAATGGTTTATTGCATTATAATGGAGGTCCAAACTGGTATCCAGGTTGCACAGACTCATATGGTCGACCAATCCTAGCTGATCAATATGCAAACGCAGTATATAAAACATATAAAAACTATGGTGGAAAGAAATAACAAACAAAATAAGTGGACAAGTTTATTAGATTCCAATATATAATTGACTTTTTTAATTGGGAGTTTCTTGGACTTAGTGTGAAATTGATATAGTTATTTGAATTGATAAATATGATAGGACTGTTCTCATTATTTTTTGAGAACAGTCCTATTTTTTAGCCTATAACCTTTTTTGCCATATTAATCATATCTTAATAACTTTTTTAATTCCATGCCTTCAAACCCGTATTATACAAGCATATTCTTCAGAATATTAGAATATATATTCTAGTATTCTGAAGAATAAATATTGTTAAGAATATATCTTCTTAACAATATAAGAATGTCATGTATGTTGCAATTCACAATGCACATTTCACAATTTACAATTACGACTAAAATTCTTGCAATATTTTCAGAATTATGATGAATAATTATTTTTGCAACATATATATGTTACAGATTGTGTTAATTCCTGGGTTTCTTTTTTATAGAGCATATTATTGAATATCTAATAACGATATCTAGAATCTCATTTTCATTATGAATAAATAAAATAATATACGTGGCAATGCAATAGCAGATAGTATTGCAATCGCAGTATGTACTTTTTTCTCATCTGGTAATATAAACAAGAAAAACTTATATCCTAAAATGCCAATTAATCCACCCAAACAATTTAGAATTATGTCATCAATGTCTGATGCTCCAATTCCAAAGATCCCCTGAATGATTTCAACAAACAAACTTACTATAAATACAAATAATAAATTGGTTATTACTCTTTTATTATTTTTGAATAATAGCAAATATGCACCAAGAGGAATAAATATAGCTATATTTCCACCCACATTACCAAAAGCGAATTTTTTTATAGAGGCAGAGCTACTAAATAGATATTCCTTTATACTATAAAAAGGAATGAGATTGATTGACCTATGATCCAAATTAGAGATTCTTGATAAAAACAATATTTTAATTAATAAAAGTATGTAGCAAATGAAAACACCATATAAAAAGAATGTTTTGATCCGTTCTCGTTTAATCATAATTACCCCCTTAAAGTAGAAAATGAATACTCAAAGCTTTTATCTCTCTAAGTATTCATTTTTCACAAGATTATTAATATATATATTGCAATTCACAATACACAATTGCGTCTAAAATCCTTACAATTCTTTAATAATTATTATGAAGAATTATTTTTGCAACATATATTTTTTATTCTAATTTAGTTCGTTATATTTTAACATAATCCAATTTACTTAATAAATAATTTCATTTATTTGTAATAATCATTTAAGACTTCTATACTCTTATATTTAAATCTTATATAAGAATTTAATCTAATTGTGTTTAATTTATGAAGGAGATACTCTTTTTTGTTCAATGGATCATAAGTTGTTTTTCCAGCATCCACGTGTGCAACAATTCCTATAATTGGACCGCCTAAAATTTGACCCAAGGCATTTATTTGTCCATTTATAGAAAGTACAGTGGCTCTAGCCTTATCGTCTATATGTCCATTAAGCCATACACTAAATATAGGTTCATTTATAGTTCTAAAGGTATTTGTCGCTAAATACGCCATTAACATTAATCTAAAGTTTTTTGTAATAGCAAATATAAACATAAATAATATATAAAATATATTTATACCTACCAAAAGCTTTCCATTATTATTCTTATCATCATCAAGTCTATTTGACATAAAATGCATAACTATTGCACTTGACACCATTCCTGCATTGCTTCTGTTGTGTAGCCAAAGCCCACGCTTTTTTACCCAGATTATGTGCTATTTCAAATTTCTCATACTCTTCTTCAACATAAATTAGTCCAGTTCAAAGCAAATAACCTGTTTCCATTAATCATTATTAATTTCATGAAAGTTGCTCATTTTCAGTAAATTCTCAAATATATTACACTGGTAATATACCACATATTTATCCATTAACTAACAAAATACTTTCTTTACAACAATAGAAATAAGTGCTAATATTAATATAACGATAATAATTATCAATTAATAATAATTATAAATTCAAGAATATAAATAATAACATTATTTTAGATAAATTAATAAATAAGACCAGCTAATAATAGTCAAGTTAATTTTCAAAAAAATAGTTTTTGGAAAAAGAGTATGGCAAACAAACCGTTTCAAAACACGAACGGTTACAGAAATTGGAATAAAATTAAGCGACTTTGTTTAAAGAGTTATTTTCCAGGAACATTTGCTTATGTATTTTGGGATCTCTTTGCTCAAACGGAGTTTGATTTCGGAGAACAGCAAAAATGTAGTTTATAATTTTATGCATTATAGCGACTAAGGCGATTTTAGGCTTTTTGCCTTTAAGGTTTATTTGATAATAATCTAATAGGACTTTATTTATAGGAACTCCATTACGATTGTTACGGATTGAAGCTAGTGCAACAGAATATAATGCTCTTCGACCGATTCGAGTTCCTCTTTTTGAAATTTTATTATCATCGCCTTTAAAATTACCTGATTGATTAACTGAGCTATCAATACCAAAGAAAGCTACAAGATGTTTGGGCTTAAGAAAACCATCAATATCACCTATTTCAGCTATTATAGTAATAGCAGTTAATTGCCCTATGCCAGGAATTGAATCAATTAGTTCAATATTAGCTCTAATAGATTCAGGAAAAGTTTCAGACTGTATAAAATTGTTAATTTTCTGTAGCAATGTATCAATCTCTGATTGAATAGTTTTTATTAATGTTATAGAGCTGGCTATTTTGACGGTTAAACCGTCTAACGGTAAGCCAATTATTTTAGCTTCATTAGCAACCTTAAATAATTTGGAATATGTATTTTCCGACCAGATAATGCCCTTTTTAGAGCTATTAAGGAAAATCTTAATTATATTTTCCTTAGGTGCCTCTAAAATTGATTGTGGCGTTGGATATTGACTTAAAAGCTCAATTGAACTTTTAGATGTTGAATCTGAAAATATAGTATTATAGCCAGGAAAAATAACTCTTAAATCAGCGGATAATTTTTTCTTAAAAGTAGAGCTAGTATCTGTAAGTTTGTAATACTCTCTTACAAGATTTTTCAGAAGAAAAATATCAAGGCTAAGTTGTTGTGATAACTTAATGTTTTGAAATTTTCCTATTGTTGCAATAGATAAAGCGTCTTTTTTATCATTTTTCACTTTTCTTATGTCACCATTTTTGTTAGACTTAGTAACGAGTGGATTGATAACAAATGTGTTATCGAAATATTTATTAAGATAGTGGAAAAGAGATAAATGGTACACGCCAGTGGACTCCATGAAAATTGCAGTTTTCATGTTAAACTCTTCTTCCACTTTTTTTATTTCATTAACTAAGTGGTTGAAGCCATTGAGATCATGCTTTATTTTAAATGACTTCTTATAAATATCACCATTCGGTGCGAGTATTGCAGTATATGAAAAATCAGCTGAAACATCAATTCCTATTACAGGACTATAAAAAAAATTAGACATTGTATATATCTCCTTAAATTAAATTTTAGATATAGAATAGAACTTCCACTCTGTCAGATAGCTTATAACCTTGTTTGTGACACGGGTAATTCCCGAAGGGAAACCCAACCAGCTAAACATAGAATTCTACCTGATGAAATGATACGCTTTTTTACGGGGATAGGTTCTAAAAGACCTCCCAGGAGGTTTACATCTATCTTCTATTCAGGAGTATTATACTAGACTATATAAAACTTGGTTAGATTCCTTTAAGGAATTTAAATAAAAAACTATTTAAGATATGAAATGCATATTCCCTATCGGGGCGTAGGCAAAGTAATAAATTAGAATATTAAAAATAATAAGAGGTGTAATGTTCGTTAGAAAGATAAATAGTTTTCTATCAAATGTTACAACTAGATTATACAAGGAGGTTTAAGATATGAGTGAACAATTTCGTACTTACGAAACAGCTTGGTGTCCAGGCTGTGGTAATTTTAATATATTAGAAAGTTTAAAAAGAGCGTTAACTGAATTAGGAAAGGACCCTTATGAGGTTTTAATGGTTGCAGGAATTGGGCAAGCCGCTAAGTTGCCTCAATATATAAGTGCTAATAGTTTCTGTGGTTTACACGGTAGAGCAATACCTGTTGCAGTTGCTGCTAAAATGGCAAATGATAAGCTAACAGTTATAGTAGATTCTGGTGATGGTGATACCTATGGAGAAGGCGGAAATCATTTTATCCATAATATAAGAAGGAACACTAATATAACTCATTTTGTTCATGATAACCAAATATATGGTCTTACAAAAGGTCAAGCCTCTCCTACTTCTGGAATAGGTTTAGTAACTGGGGCTCAAACTACTGGAAATATCAATGCCCCATTAAATCCTGTAGCTTTAGCTATAACACTTGGAGCAGGCTTTGTTGCCAGAGCCTTTAGTGGAGATATGGATCAGCTTGTTTCAATTATGAAGGAAGCAATTTCTTATAAAGGATATGCTATGGTGGATATTTTTCAACCTTGCGTAACTTTTAATCATATTAACACTTTCTCCTTCTATAAAAATAGAGTTTATTCTTTAGATGAAAACTACGACCCTAGCAATAAACTTGCTGCACTAGAAAAAGCTATGGAGTTTGGAGATAAGATTCCAACTGGAATTCTATATAGAGAAGATAAGGAAAGCTTTAGTGAAAGAAATGTTGTTTTAAATAAAGATACAGCTCTTATTGACAGACCTTTCAATCCTTCTATTATAGAAGAACTTATTTCTCAGCTTGTATAATTTAATTTATAGTTATGAGCATTAAAGATTATTTCAACAAACAAACTTGATATAAAAGAGCAATAATAAATTTGTTATTGCTCTTTTATCCTTTTTGAATAATTACAAATATAACCAAAGGAAATAAAACTAATTTCACTTATTTGGTCTATTTAATAATTTAGTTTTCAAAAAAGGAAGCTGATAGCGGTTGTCTTTCTGTAAATCTTTTAAAGCTATGTTTAGGATATCCTACCATTACAACTCCTGTTATTTTCTTTTTCTCTGGAATGTTAAAGATCTTGTGCATTGGTGAATTATCACTACGAGCACAAATTTCAAATACTCCTGCCCAACATGATCCAAGCCCAAGAGATGGCGCATATAATTCAAGATACGATAATGAAAGAATTGAATTTTCTCTACCATTACGAAAATCTTCATCAGCCAAAGTTATAATTATACTAGGTGCATCTCTTAAGATAGTGTCAACTTTAGTATTCTTGTAGCCACTAATCATTCCTGCTAATACCTTACTCAAAGTTTCATTATTTTCAAACCAGTTAATGCATTCCTCAACTGCTAATTGAATTGTTTTTTTATCGTCTACTATTAGATATGATATACCTTGTGAATTACTTGCAGTTGGTGCCAAATGTGCAACCTCAACAAGTTCCAATAACTTTTCTCTTTCAACTGGTATATTCTTATATGAACGAATAGATCTTCGTGATCTAATAAAATTCTTTGCTTCTTCTGAATTTAGCTTTTTGATTTCTCCTATCTCACTTTGCATAGCTAATGGAGATTTCTTATTATCTATAGCCTCTTTTGGACATACAGCCACACAATGACCACATTCTATGCATGCATTAGGATTGACTTCTTTTGGGCCGTCCGCTTCTAGTTTTAATACTCCTGTTGGACATTCCACCACACACATTCCACATTTTATACATTTTTCTTTACTTACAGTTATTAAACTCATTTTTATTCACTCCTTATTAATTTTTGCACTCGCATAATAATACGAATACACTTAATTTTTATTTGATTTATAATACATGTTAAAAAATTTTCCCAGAACTTGCTTTTTCTCATTAATTTTTCATTTTAAATCATCTCCAATACTTTCCTATGAACGCATCACATCTTATTATCACCTCCCTTAGCTATGCTTAGTACCCTTTTGAGAACAATCATTCTAATTGATATAAAAAAATTATATATTCAATAAATCAGAAAAATCCACTATATCATGCACTCTTCTTTATTCTCTAAATTTCTTATATTATTGATTTGAGTAGTGGTTATACTTTTCTACTATGTAAAATGGCTCAGCAGAACATATTTTTTGAGAACGCTCATTCTAATTAGTATAAAAAAATTAGTTATTTAATAAATCCATAAAAAAATCTGCCACACGATGTAATTTTTCTTTGCTCGCTGACATTCTTAACTGCACACGAATTCCAAGCAATGTATTTTGAAGTATTTCTGATAAAACTTCTGGATCATACTTGCAAGAAAATTCACCTGTTTCCATGCCTTTTCGAACAAGATCAGCAAGTAGTTGTTCTGTTTGCATGAATATCTTTTCTATTTTTTCTTCTATCTCTTTATCCCTAAGAGCCATCTCCGTTGCTGAATTTACAATTAAGCAGCCCCATTGTTTATCTTCATATCCTTCTATAGTAAAATCAAAGATAAATCTTATAGCTTGTTTTGCTGTTTCTGCATTTGAAATTCCTGCCTGCATTTTATTTTTTATTAATTCTGCATAAAAATCTACGGTTTTTAAAAATAATGTGTGCTTATCACCGAAGGTATCATATAAACTTCTGCGATGGATTCCCATGTGCTCAACTAAATCATTTAAAGATGTCTTTTCGTAACCTTGCTTCCAAAATAGTTCCATTGCTTTCTGAAGAACTACATTTTCATCAAATTCTCTGCTTCGTCCCATCAAGTTCCCTCCTTTATAGAATTAATATTAGCATTTTGAGAACGATCGGTCAAGAATTATTTACATACTTAATCATATCTATATTTTCGCACATTACATGCTGGAAAGAAAAGTTACCTGGCACAACACAAGAGCCCCTACCCTAGCCTACAATTTTCTGCCTAAGACACTTCACTAAATGAGTTTATATCTAATTTCTCTTTTTATCTTGATCTTAATATAACGCCATCCCTTTGAAGCCAATTCTTCTGCATATGCTTTTCCAATACCAGATAACGCTTCTGTAACCAAGATAACTTTTCCCTTTTAATTAAACATTTTCTTAACATCTTAAAACAGATCAATTATTTGCCTCTATTATTTCCTTCAATTTAACATTTTGATTAATAAATCTAGCTTTACTTTTTTCCTGCTTAAGTCGTATAGCATTCTGTGGACAATGATTAATACAGGCTAAACACTGCTCACAATTTCCTTTATAAACAGGTTTAGTATCTGCATTAATATTATTTACTGGGCAAACTTTCTCGCAAACTTTACAGCTATTACAGGTATCTTCTACATAGAAATTCTTATCATATTGAGCGTTAGCCTTAGTCTTAGAATGAAACTTTTTTAATATTGCTTCAATACATCTTATAACTGCAGTGTGTCTCTTGATATATACTTTTTTAACTTGGATATCATTAATTATTTGTGCAAGACTTTCTTCTATATTCTTCTTCGGCTCTTTTTTTATCTCTTTAGCCATATCAAACACTGGAAGGTAATTGTCAACCATAAGTATTTCATTAATGTATGAAAACTGGATTTGATTTCTTTTTCCAATTTCTAAAAGCTCAGGTATGACTGCTCCTGAAAAAGATCCAAAAGACACTACGGCAAAAATATATTTACTTTTTAGTTCAACTTTATTTAGAAACTCCTCAACAATTTTAGGAACTCCTCCATAATAACTCGGAAATACAATACCAATCTTTTCATCTTCAAACTCAAACTGTCCTAGTTTCATTAACTTAGGAATAGAATAACTTTCTCCTCCAATTCTCTTTGCCACATATAAATTGTTGCCAGTTCCTGTAAAATAAAATATTTTCATAATGCGCTCCTTTCAGATGTTTCACTTGTAACTCCTTATGGACTATAGTATAATTTGATAACATAAATAATTCAAGTGAATATAGGCTAGCTGTTACAAAAGGAGGAATATTGTTTATGACTAATAAATACAATGCTGAACAGAATAAGATTACAAAAGAGAGTATTTTAGGTGCTCTTATGTCTTTAATGGAGAAAAAGGACTTCAAGAATATATCTATTACAGAAGTATCACAAAAAGCTGGTGTATCACGGATGGCTTTTTATCGTAATTACAGCATAATGGAAGATATCCTTATTGATCATCTAGACGATATGTTTAGAGAGTATTCAACCCTTTTAAATCATAAAGAAATAAGTAATTATGAAATGACACGTTTATTTTTTTACTATTTTAGACAACATCAAAAATTTATTGAAAACCTACTAAGGTCTAAATTAACCCACTTAATACTTGAACGATCTATTGAATTTCTTGATATATACTCAAAAACTATAACATGCACCATGGATTGCTCTCCTGAATTTGAAAAATATAATATTGGATTCATTGCAGGCGGATTTTTTAATGTATTGATGATTTGGTGCAAAAGTGGTATGACAGAGAGTGACGAGAAGATGGCAGAAATTGTTCATGATAGGCTTTCAAATCATATTGCTGGAATCACCTTAACAGATTTCTGATTAAATCCAAGATATATACGAAGTATGGGAAATGGATAAAAAAGATTCGCTACTGACTTAACTCTAATTTAAGAATATATTAATAATGCATTATTGGAGTCATCCTCCCATACAATGTCTAAAATATTATCATAGAAATGCATTTACATAAAAAGTTCCCCACTTTCTAGTCTGAGCTGACTTTAGTTGATACATTTCCTTAAACATAATTTCTCATTTGTTTATTTCAAGAACTGGATACTCCTAATTTCATAAAATAACTATTGAACATCCCCTAATATTTTAAAGTACTTATATGATAGCCATAAACTTCTTCCTACCATTGAAGCACACCCAAATGCGAGAATTCCTATACCTATAAAGCTAGTTATATTTCCGCCAATATATCTAAAAGCCGATTTTACAACGATAAGGAAAACATAGACTCCAAGGCTTAAGTACGATTCATTATAATAAACCTCACCTTTAGCTTCATCCTTACTATATTTTAATGTTCTTCCACGAATTATTCCCACTCCTATACCAATAATTGAACAAATAATTATTATCATAATCTCTTTCAATGAAAAACTTAATGTTTTTGCATAATCTTCAACAATCATTAGAATAAGTAGTATAGGTAACACCCATAAATTAGGGAACTTAATTCTTTTATTCTTTCC encodes the following:
- a CDS encoding transglycosylase SLT domain-containing protein, which gives rise to MKHEKLKKLVALTLVIGLTLTEMPMLAKAATTNSTITTNPAKLANLTETSVSKPSEVPSNIWKYAYNVDKKFSKNGDFALLLCAVIKKESNFGAGLSGSPSSGDGLMQVEPSTRNAYAAKFKSTYGRTYDHGNLQDQVALGGLIIKEMVDQFGGVYNGLLHYNGGPNWYPGCTDSYGRPILADQYANAVYKTYKNYGGKK
- a CDS encoding VanZ family protein encodes the protein MIKRERIKTFFLYGVFICYILLLIKILFLSRISNLDHRSINLIPFYSIKEYLFSSSASIKKFAFGNVGGNIAIFIPLGAYLLLFKNNKRVITNLLFVFIVSLFVEIIQGIFGIGASDIDDIILNCLGGLIGILGYKFFLFILPDEKKVHTAIAILSAIALPRILFYLFIMKMRF
- a CDS encoding IS110 family transposase, with protein sequence MSNFFYSPVIGIDVSADFSYTAILAPNGDIYKKSFKIKHDLNGFNHLVNEIKKVEEEFNMKTAIFMESTGVYHLSLFHYLNKYFDNTFVINPLVTKSNKNGDIRKVKNDKKDALSIATIGKFQNIKLSQQLSLDIFLLKNLVREYYKLTDTSSTFKKKLSADLRVIFPGYNTIFSDSTSKSSIELLSQYPTPQSILEAPKENIIKIFLNSSKKGIIWSENTYSKLFKVANEAKIIGLPLDGLTVKIASSITLIKTIQSEIDTLLQKINNFIQSETFPESIRANIELIDSIPGIGQLTAITIIAEIGDIDGFLKPKHLVAFFGIDSSVNQSGNFKGDDNKISKRGTRIGRRALYSVALASIRNNRNGVPINKVLLDYYQINLKGKKPKIALVAIMHKIINYIFAVLRNQTPFEQRDPKIHKQMFLENNSLNKVA
- a CDS encoding 2-oxoacid:ferredoxin oxidoreductase subunit beta produces the protein MSEQFRTYETAWCPGCGNFNILESLKRALTELGKDPYEVLMVAGIGQAAKLPQYISANSFCGLHGRAIPVAVAAKMANDKLTVIVDSGDGDTYGEGGNHFIHNIRRNTNITHFVHDNQIYGLTKGQASPTSGIGLVTGAQTTGNINAPLNPVALAITLGAGFVARAFSGDMDQLVSIMKEAISYKGYAMVDIFQPCVTFNHINTFSFYKNRVYSLDENYDPSNKLAALEKAMEFGDKIPTGILYREDKESFSERNVVLNKDTALIDRPFNPSIIEELISQLV
- a CDS encoding nitroreductase family protein, whose translation is MSLITVSKEKCIKCGMCVVECPTGVLKLEADGPKEVNPNACIECGHCVAVCPKEAIDNKKSPLAMQSEIGEIKKLNSEEAKNFIRSRRSIRSYKNIPVEREKLLELVEVAHLAPTASNSQGISYLIVDDKKTIQLAVEECINWFENNETLSKVLAGMISGYKNTKVDTILRDAPSIIITLADEDFRNGRENSILSLSYLELYAPSLGLGSCWAGVFEICARSDNSPMHKIFNIPEKKKITGVVMVGYPKHSFKRFTERQPLSASFFEN
- a CDS encoding TetR/AcrR family transcriptional regulator; translated protein: MGRSREFDENVVLQKAMELFWKQGYEKTSLNDLVEHMGIHRRSLYDTFGDKHTLFLKTVDFYAELIKNKMQAGISNAETAKQAIRFIFDFTIEGYEDKQWGCLIVNSATEMALRDKEIEEKIEKIFMQTEQLLADLVRKGMETGEFSCKYDPEVLSEILQNTLLGIRVQLRMSASKEKLHRVADFFMDLLNN
- a CDS encoding EFR1 family ferrodoxin (N-terminal region resembles flavodoxins. C-terminal ferrodoxin region binds two 4Fe-4S clusters.) codes for the protein MKIFYFTGTGNNLYVAKRIGGESYSIPKLMKLGQFEFEDEKIGIVFPSYYGGVPKIVEEFLNKVELKSKYIFAVVSFGSFSGAVIPELLEIGKRNQIQFSYINEILMVDNYLPVFDMAKEIKKEPKKNIEESLAQIINDIQVKKVYIKRHTAVIRCIEAILKKFHSKTKANAQYDKNFYVEDTCNSCKVCEKVCPVNNINADTKPVYKGNCEQCLACINHCPQNAIRLKQEKSKARFINQNVKLKEIIEANN
- a CDS encoding TetR/AcrR family transcriptional regulator, coding for MTNKYNAEQNKITKESILGALMSLMEKKDFKNISITEVSQKAGVSRMAFYRNYSIMEDILIDHLDDMFREYSTLLNHKEISNYEMTRLFFYYFRQHQKFIENLLRSKLTHLILERSIEFLDIYSKTITCTMDCSPEFEKYNIGFIAGGFFNVLMIWCKSGMTESDEKMAEIVHDRLSNHIAGITLTDF
- a CDS encoding DUF1453 domain-containing protein, with product MVYILLIFIVLKFLRILNGKNKRIKFPNLWVLPILLILMIVEDYAKTLSFSLKEIMIIIICSIIGIGVGIIRGRTLKYSKDEAKGEVYYNESYLSLGVYVFLIVVKSAFRYIGGNITSFIGIGILAFGCASMVGRSLWLSYKYFKILGDVQ